ttcgttcgatattttgatgagatgtatgttgtctctcctctagtggtgttatgtgaacgtcgactacatgacacttcaccattatttgggcctagaggaaggcattgggaagtaataagtagatgatgggttgctagagtgacagaagcttaaaccctagtttatgcgttgcttcgtaaggggctgatttggatccatatgtttcatgctatggttaggtttaccttaatacttcttttgtagttgcggatgcttgcaataggggttaatcataagtgggatgcttgtccaagaaagggcagtacccaagcaccggtccacccacatatcaaattatcaaagtaatgaacgcgaatcatatgaacgtgatgaaactagcttgacgataattcccgtgtgtcctcgggagcgcttttctcattataagaatttgtccaggcttgtcctttgctacaaaaaggattgggccaccttgctgcaccttatttacttttattgcttgttacccgttacaaattatcttaccacaaaactatctgttacctataatttcagtgcttgcacagaataccttactgaaaaccgcttgtcatttccttctgctccttgttgggttcgacactcttacttatcgaaaggactacgatatatcccctacacttgtgggtcatcacatagcatgtgcaaaaaagtagagagggttacggcaaaaactggatgcacttcgtgtacaaactggacaatctcttaggaagtatcagggtttcggacgaaaactcatctgttacaccggctattcaatattttaataacttagtaaaactccggacttttttgccttcagatgcacaattcaaatccacgtcatcaactttcaaccctttctgacataatttgctattttcgatgcatttactgatttgttttcagagctaaatcaccgtgaaagtgaaaagcactacaaaataaaCTGAAAAATCACTAAAAatatgaatataatgataaaacacactaatattaaatataagaaactctaaatacagcaaaaaactactcacaaataaatagaagaaaatatataaaccacaaaagaaaaaaactatatgaaAAAAATTATTTCCGCGCTGCCCAGTGGGCGTGCGGGAAAATATCCTGTGCTCCAAAGGAATCCGTGCTCCGGCTGCACCGTGCACATCCCGAACGTTGGGTACAGAATGAAGGGAGGGGATGGAAGCCGAACGCCCCACCCTCCAGTTTTTGCAGAAATCACCTCAGCTAAGTACAGAATAGGTGTGCTGCCCCAAGTTTGAGTGAACCGGAACGGAGAACAGGAACAGATAGGGATACAGGGCTCCGGCGGTTGACCTCGCCGTGTGCTAAGTTGCGACCTCACCGGGTGCTGCACTGCGACCTCGCCGTGGTCCGGCGTACAACGGAGAGGCCGCCCCATCCCCGCACCTCCATTCTCCTCCTCCGCGCCACCCCGTCACCACACCCGGTACCTACCTCCGCCATCCAACGGCGGCTAGATCTGCCATCCGCCGACGCCGGAGAAGAGAACTCCAACCTTCAGGTATCCTTTTGGAAGTTACATAACTGTGTTTTTATTTGTGTATTTTGGTTCTAATCCATCACCCCCTTTTATTCTGGTTGTGTTAGATGTAGCTAATCTTATTTGAGTAAAATGTGGTGATCTCTCTCTGTATCAGGGCGCAGGCAATAACCACTGAAATAACTTGCTGTATTTTGCTTAGACTGCATATAACATATTCGAGTAATTACAAATAGAAAAATGTCTGCAACTTATGGCTTGAGATGAGTTTGAAGTAATTTTAAACTGAGTTCAAAGTAAAATGTCAGCAACTTAGAGCATTTAGTTTTGTGTGTGATGTGGATGAAGCACCTAGAACTTGTACAAATTAATGGAGGTTAATAGTAGCAAATCGATGCACATCTAGTCAGATCATCTGGATTTGATTGAATCGTTGGTTATATTGTAGAATCAATCATGCCGACATAACCAAGAGAGAAAAATGGCGGGTATGGATAAGCAAGACTGTTTTCATTAGAAGGTAAGGAAACAATAATAAAAGACAAGCTAGATGCAGCAGAACGTCCATATTTCTGCAAGTTTTGGTTCAGATGCCTTTCATTTTCTGCATGTTCATCCTAATCCTATGTATGGGTGAAATAAGTGGATGCAAGCAATCATACGACAGTTAATTTCATTTCATCCtttgctactctctctctctctctctctctctgaccacgGATGGAGTTAGTAACCGGCATGTAAGCAATGAATCTTCACTTAATTAACTAGGAGCAGCAAATTAAGCAGCCCATGAGATGGATTGGTGGGTGTACTGTCGTTGGTTCCATGGAAGTGGGCAAAGAACTCGTGCGAGGAAATATATGTCGTTGTACTCAAGAATGTTCTTTATTAGCATTATTTTCATAACTCTCTTTTTCTTTAGTACATCTAAATGTTGCATTAGACATTTTCTTTCTTCACTACTTTAGCCTGTGGCTTACTTTTTGGACCTCATTGACATGCTAACTAGGTGCACTGCTGCGTCGAGCAGGGAATGATGGAGTCAATGACTAGTATTGCTCCAAGTGTCGGGTCAACTACAACGATGGGACTAGAAGATGATGCTAACAATTTTTCCATGGTATTTCTTTGTTATATTACTCATGTTCATCTGTGTGTGTCACTTGACTTAAGCTCAAACAACATTGCTAGGTCCAAATGAGATTCGACATACATGATGAAGATTGTTACAGCATATTGTTCTACTTAACGAGGCGAACATGTTTTCATAATGTGATTTTCTTCTTGTTTGCAGAGCAAGTAGCGTCCAAGAAGGTTCAACATCAGCATATTGTTCTACTTAACGAGGCGAACATGACAGGGGTATATATATACTAGAACATCAAGGTGCGCGTTGCCGCACCCGCCCATCTTAGTAATAATATGACCATTTATGAAAGAAATAGAAGTATAATTTTTAATTCATATTTGAATTGAGCGCCTCAATTTTTAGCATAAACTACAGTATATTTGAATACCAAAATTTGGGTACACACATATATAGAAGGGGCCAGATCAAAT
This region of Triticum aestivum cultivar Chinese Spring chromosome 2D, IWGSC CS RefSeq v2.1, whole genome shotgun sequence genomic DNA includes:
- the LOC123056093 gene encoding uncharacterized protein, with translation MKKIISALPSGRAGKYPVLQRNPCSGCTVHIPNVGCAAPSLSEPERRTGTDRDTGLRRLTSPCAKLRPHRVLHCDLAVVRRTTERPPHPRTSILLLRATPSPHPVPTSAIQRRLDLPSADAGEENSNLQVHCCVEQGMMESMTSIAPSVGSTTTMGLEDDANNFSMSK